A section of the Neisseria dumasiana genome encodes:
- the rimI gene encoding ribosomal protein S18-alanine N-acetyltransferase, giving the protein MIRDAVAADCAALARLDALCNPSPWSAQQFQTALNSRFDTVKVYEHAAAIAGFAVWQTVCGESELHLIAVDPALRRNGLASQLMNAWFQTAQTEPVERWFLEVRAANHAARSLYERYGFSECGRRRHYYPLPDGSREDAVLMEKTC; this is encoded by the coding sequence GTGATACGTGATGCCGTTGCCGCAGATTGTGCCGCGCTTGCCCGACTTGATGCGCTGTGCAATCCTTCGCCGTGGTCGGCGCAACAATTTCAGACGGCCTTAAACAGCCGCTTCGATACGGTTAAAGTTTATGAACACGCCGCCGCCATCGCCGGTTTTGCCGTATGGCAAACCGTATGCGGCGAATCCGAACTGCACCTGATTGCCGTTGATCCCGCTTTACGGCGCAACGGTTTGGCCTCGCAACTGATGAACGCTTGGTTTCAGACGGCTCAAACCGAACCGGTGGAAAGATGGTTTTTAGAAGTGCGCGCCGCCAACCATGCCGCCCGTTCTTTATACGAACGCTACGGTTTTAGCGAATGCGGCCGCCGTCGGCATTATTATCCGCTGCCCGACGGCAGCCGCGAAGATGCCGTATTAATGGAGAAAACATGTTAA